In Candidatus Cohnella colombiensis, one DNA window encodes the following:
- a CDS encoding DnaJ domain-containing protein, whose product MTTQSYYEILGVSPDAAPAEIKKGYATQIRIFPNQTHPEQFQLIRQAYETLKDADKRAEYDRTYKWVDGSKGVQLNKIIALMREDKHHKALTLLRSLQQEDPNQEIVLYYIAVCLIHTEQGPEAKRILDRLMRIDPENTDYLEMFAHYYEGKQHHEKALEYWERLIRLVPNNRNYRLKASNVHYTMNQLFDAAEVLERFLTNQISTISLEDMDIVLELYFIAIVRDNSKDKHVQLERIRTLAADPDNVETILFVLLGTVEETAHNSIVSEDLTELIDSINRGNDQSISDFVRERQLDDVHYETASTATAEHDNNQSRSLVLAIIIGIIVSMMATPIFGILAGIIAYIYSRAIKQFIAGVGCLIIIVVVLFFIFGR is encoded by the coding sequence GTGACAACACAATCCTACTATGAAATATTGGGGGTTTCCCCAGATGCGGCTCCTGCGGAAATCAAAAAAGGGTATGCAACGCAAATACGAATATTTCCTAATCAAACACACCCAGAGCAGTTTCAGCTTATTCGTCAAGCTTATGAAACATTGAAGGATGCTGACAAACGAGCGGAGTATGACCGGACTTATAAATGGGTTGACGGTAGCAAGGGTGTCCAACTGAACAAAATCATTGCTCTCATGAGAGAAGACAAGCATCATAAGGCATTGACATTGCTTAGGTCGCTACAACAGGAAGATCCGAATCAAGAGATTGTTTTGTACTATATCGCAGTATGTCTGATTCATACGGAGCAAGGGCCAGAAGCGAAACGGATATTAGACCGTTTGATGCGGATTGACCCTGAGAACACAGATTACTTGGAAATGTTCGCACACTATTATGAAGGTAAGCAGCATCATGAGAAAGCGTTGGAATATTGGGAGCGCTTAATTCGTCTTGTTCCAAACAACAGGAACTACCGCCTCAAAGCCTCTAACGTTCATTACACAATGAACCAATTGTTTGATGCAGCAGAAGTACTGGAGCGATTTTTAACAAATCAGATTTCAACAATTTCTCTAGAAGATATGGATATTGTGTTGGAATTGTATTTTATTGCGATCGTTCGAGACAATAGCAAAGACAAGCATGTGCAATTAGAACGAATTCGGACACTGGCCGCTGATCCTGACAACGTTGAAACGATACTGTTCGTTTTACTCGGAACGGTAGAGGAAACTGCCCATAATTCAATAGTGTCAGAGGATTTAACTGAGCTGATTGATTCTATTAACAGAGGCAACGATCAATCCATTAGCGATTTTGTAAGAGAGAGACAATTAGATGACGTCCACTATGAGACTGCGTCGACTGCAACTGCGGAGCATGATAATAACCAATCACGATCATTGGTGTTAGCGATCATTATCGGCATTATTGTTTCTATGATGGCAACTCCGATCTTCGGTATCCTAGCAGGAATAATTGCTTATATTTACTCGCGAGCGATTAAGCAGTTTATCGCGGGTGTAGGGTGTCTTATTATCATTGTAGTCGTTCTTTTTTTTATTTTTGGTCGATGA
- a CDS encoding DnaJ domain-containing protein, with the protein MNFYELLGISNDATDKELKKAYVLKLRQYPPEQYPEDFDQLRRAYETLSNIDSRREYDTMSVHGEEINRLMEAGTNNLDEKQFEEAGKQFKKVLLIDSNLHFARNMYALSLTYNDQHDKSLIQFNKLIESEPKNSTYHYNRALVLENLKRYGEAEQSYRIANQLAPHNFQIVLDWADLYHNQNQIDKARALLDGAVGLCTEDDFQTAFMYLFKRLKLEIIEKKESAIASIFQRIEALLLKRPEEQQYVAGEYAGFAFELYEYKLYKWAEKLTERAIQLNPEHEKIRELHEEVATKRPVYAEQEQLKDDSSINEYIKQMYLLYLFGDEVDDEQFETYNERVFDNLFMSAKYDYESIISSVKRIMLHYPNLFELKKELLQKILELSKERMKLDQQYEKLQVDVGVIDPLKRMVALQLSDNLSQEEYDRYFNDIMNDFSHYRTDTIYQSIQRVRSQYKACFDVNPELFNEISKRSSPAYNAGSSGSRPSSQMQSQSSSCFVATVAYGTPLIEELDTLRTWRDSTLRHSYVGRKFIKIYYKHGPKWAEWVGKSKVRMHLVRRFLCWWVNQLNTK; encoded by the coding sequence TTGAATTTCTATGAGCTGCTGGGAATATCAAACGATGCCACGGACAAAGAATTGAAAAAGGCATATGTCTTAAAGCTGCGACAATATCCTCCAGAGCAATATCCAGAAGATTTCGATCAGCTTCGGAGAGCATATGAAACATTGAGTAACATAGATAGTCGACGGGAATATGACACGATGTCTGTTCACGGTGAAGAAATTAATCGGCTCATGGAAGCGGGTACGAACAATTTAGATGAGAAACAGTTCGAAGAAGCAGGAAAGCAATTTAAAAAAGTATTACTGATCGATTCCAACTTACATTTTGCTCGAAATATGTATGCTTTATCTTTAACTTATAATGATCAACATGATAAATCACTGATTCAATTCAATAAATTGATCGAGAGTGAACCGAAAAATTCAACTTATCATTACAACCGTGCGCTAGTGTTAGAAAACTTGAAGCGATATGGTGAAGCAGAACAATCATATCGAATAGCGAATCAGCTTGCACCGCACAATTTTCAAATTGTGCTGGATTGGGCAGACCTCTATCATAATCAGAATCAAATTGATAAAGCTCGTGCACTGTTAGATGGCGCGGTTGGACTATGCACAGAGGATGATTTTCAAACGGCATTTATGTATCTCTTCAAACGATTGAAGCTGGAGATCATTGAGAAGAAAGAGAGTGCGATTGCCTCTATTTTCCAACGAATCGAAGCTTTATTGTTGAAGCGGCCTGAGGAGCAACAATATGTCGCGGGTGAATATGCCGGATTCGCTTTTGAGCTATATGAATATAAGCTATACAAATGGGCGGAGAAATTGACTGAACGAGCGATACAGCTAAATCCAGAGCATGAAAAAATCCGAGAGCTTCACGAAGAAGTCGCTACGAAACGCCCGGTATATGCTGAACAAGAGCAATTGAAGGATGATTCATCGATCAATGAGTATATTAAGCAAATGTATTTGTTGTATTTATTTGGTGATGAAGTTGATGATGAACAATTCGAAACGTATAACGAACGGGTATTTGATAATCTGTTTATGTCAGCCAAATATGATTACGAGTCAATCATTTCTTCTGTCAAAAGAATCATGCTACACTATCCGAATTTATTTGAATTGAAGAAAGAATTACTGCAAAAAATATTAGAGCTTAGCAAAGAACGTATGAAGCTAGATCAGCAATATGAAAAGCTACAAGTTGACGTAGGCGTCATTGATCCTCTAAAACGAATGGTAGCGTTACAGTTGTCTGATAACCTTTCACAAGAGGAATACGATCGTTACTTTAATGATATCATGAATGATTTTTCGCATTACCGTACAGATACGATCTACCAATCGATCCAGCGTGTACGCTCGCAGTATAAAGCATGCTTCGATGTCAATCCTGAGTTATTTAATGAAATCAGTAAACGTTCGTCTCCTGCTTACAATGCGGGTTCATCCGGTTCGAGGCCAAGCAGTCAGATGCAAAGTCAATCGAGTTCCTGTTTCGTGGCGACTGTTGCATATGGAACGCCATTAATAGAAGAGCTAGATACGCTTCGTACATGGAGAGATTCGACATTAAGACATTCCTATGTCGGACGTAAGTTCATTAAAATCTACTACAAGCATGGCCCCAAATGGGCGGAGTGGGTCGGGAAGTCGAAGGTTCGTATGCATCTTGTCAGGCGTTTCTTGTGCTGGTGGGTTAATCAATTGAATACGAAGTAG